In Carya illinoinensis cultivar Pawnee chromosome 6, C.illinoinensisPawnee_v1, whole genome shotgun sequence, a single genomic region encodes these proteins:
- the LOC122312807 gene encoding protein FAR-RED IMPAIRED RESPONSE 1-like, translated as MNAFFDDYVHSRTTLKQFVDQYDSALRRKAENEAIADFNSFNTEIPCISHYPIKKQFQKIYTIAKFKEVQEEFRGFLYLTTSYLGGDGANFTYVVGDEIKVSDGFIKCVNYFVSVCGEDSLDITCSCKLFEFREILCRHTLRILAQLDKSEVPPKYILDRWRKDIKRQYVNVKSSYEATSNPEKQRFNRIQNCFYKLCSNAAKTERSCVKLIGQLEQLKSEYPDDDSHEGTSTAGLVTPIDGTTSKVLSPLVVRSKGRSTTKRRTHPVEKALKKSSTRRRLSTTEKSSYLSREDRRNYSMSGTQHEVPQTQQTVLINVSMDGHSWLRCCMLDGRKVRTKALKIAVGVSGT; from the exons atgaatgcattttttgatgaCTACGTTCACTCTCGGACCACATTGAAACAATTTGTGGATCAGTATGATTCGGCCCTTAGGAGGAAGGCAGAGAATGAAGCAATTGCTGACTTTAATTCATTTAACACTGAGATTCCTTGCATATCTCACTATCCTATCAAGAagcaatttcaaaaaatatatacaattgcCAAGTTCAAGGAAGTCCAAGAAGAATTTCGAGGGTTTTTATATTTGACTACCTCGTATTTAGGTGGTGATGGGGCAAACTTTACGTACGTAGTCGGGGATGAGATTAAAGTGAGTGATGGATTTATTAAATGCGTAAACTATTTTGTTAGCGTATGTGGAGAAGATTCCCTTGATATTACATGCAGTTgcaaattgtttgagtttaggGAAATATTATGTCGACATACTCTTCGAATCCTGGCACAGTTAGACAAGAGTGAAGTTCCACCAAAATACATTTTGGATCGGTGGAGGAAGGATATAAAGAGACAATATGTCAATGTAAAAAGTAGTTATGAGGCGACAAGCAACCCTGAGAAACAAAGGTTCAATCGGATCCAAAATTGCTTCTATAAACTGTGTTCAAATGCTGCAAAGACCGAGAGAAGCTGTGTGAAATTGATTGGTCAGCTAGAACAGTTGAAGTCGGAGTACCCCGATGACGATTCACATGAAGGTACTTCCACAGCTGGTCTTGTTACTCCCATTGATGGCACAACCAGCAAAGTTCTTAGTCCATTAGTTGTTCGGAGTAAAGGGAGATCCACAACTAAGAGAAGAACACATCCCGTTGAGAAGGCTCTCAAGAAATCGAGTACTAGAAGAAGACTGTCCACAACTGAG AAAAGTAGTTACTTATCAAGGGAAGATAGACGAAATTACAGTATGAGCGGCACACAGCATGAGGTTCCACAAACTCAG CAAACGGTGCTGATCAACGTGTCCATGGATGGCCACAGCTGGCTTCGCTGTTGTATGCTGGATGGACGGAAAGTCCGGACCAAAGCCTTGAAGATTGCAGTTGGCGTTTCAGGTACCTAA
- the LOC122312808 gene encoding protein FAR1-RELATED SEQUENCE 2-like produces MASFVHLTDDEYDEVLIDDGPNNDDGTEEPKEDDGVEEPIVGMTFSSEEEVRSYYMRYAKQKGFGVRRRNSRQSEDGRVRWFTLVCAWQGTAKSQASSILKPRQTERVGCKARINAVLNEDGGYTLSSVILDHTHYYSPGKARHFRCFKKVDACGAKRLEINDEAGIHARSRVAYQSFGDVFTFDTTYLTNAYKMSFAPFVGVNHHDQSILFECRLISNEDANNFEWLFESWLKCMNDQPPNAIITDQDKAMKLAIARMFPLSRHRFYLWHIMKKLPKKFGSHSRYDEIKDSLHKCVYDSLSKNELEERWSSLLETNDLRENAWLGSLYADRQYWVPAYVKNTFWAGM; encoded by the exons ATGGCTTCCTTTGTACACTTGACAGATGATGAGTATGATGAAGTATTGATTGATGATGGGCCTAATAATGATGATGGTACCGAAGAACCTAAGGAAGATGATGGTGTCGAGGAACCAATAGTTGGGATGACTTTTTCTAGTGAGGAAGAAGTCCGGTCTTATTATATGAGATATGCTAAACAAAAAGGGTTCGGGGTCCGTAGAAGGAATTCTAGACAAAGCGAAGATGGGCGGGTTAGATGGTTTACATTGGTATGTGCGTGGCAAGGCACAGCAAAGAGTCAGGCTTCCAGTATACTCAAGCCAAGACAAACAGAGAGGGTAGGGTGTAAAGCAAGAATTAATGCAGTTTTGAATGAAGATGGCGGATACACCTTGTCTAGTGTAATCTTGGATCACACACATTACTACAGTCCAGGGAAAGCAAGACACTTTAGATGCTTCAAGAAGGTAGATGCTTGTGGGGCTAAGAGGCttgaaataaatgatgaagCTGGAATAC ACGCCCGAAGTAGAGTTGCGTATCAATCATTCGGGGATGTATTCACTTTTGATACCACATACTTGACCAACGCTTATAAAATGTCATTTGCGCCATTTGTGGGCGTGAACCATCATGATCAGTCAATCCTATTCGAGTGTAGATTGATTTCCAATGAGGATGCAAATAATTTTGAGTGGTTGTTTGAGTCATGGTTGAAGTGTATGAATGACCAACCACCAAATGCAATCATTACAGACCAAGATAAGGCAATGAAACTTGCAATTGCCAGGATGTTTCCATTGTCTAGGCATCGCTTCTATTTGTGGCATATCATGAAGAAGCttccaaaaaaatttgggtCACATTCTCGATATGACGAGATCAAAGATAGTCTACACAAATGTGTATATGACTCATTAAGTAAGAATGAGCTTGAAGAACGATGGAGCTCTTTGCTTGAAACAAATGATCTTCGCGAGAATGCTTGGTTGGGATCGCTTTATGCTGATAGGCAGTATTGGGTGCCGGCGTACGttaaaaatacattttgggCCGGAATGTGA